A single region of the Raphanus sativus cultivar WK10039 chromosome 1, ASM80110v3, whole genome shotgun sequence genome encodes:
- the LOC108854149 gene encoding delta-9 desaturase-like 1 protein, with protein sequence MGDTKEDDSGSSRKTVPKEKRAYFFRKWTSVDVMRASSVVAVHLLCVLAPFNYKWEALLFGFILAAVTNLSITFSYHRNLTHKSFKLPKWLEYPFAYSALFALQGHPIDWVSTHRFHHQFTDSDRDPHSPIEGFWFSHVLWIFDTSYLREKCGARNNVMDLKKQWFYRFLQKTIGRHIMTFWTLVYLSGGLPYLTCGVGVGGAIGYHGTWLINSACHILGSRAWNTKDTSRNIWWLAAVTMGESWHNNHHAFEASARHGLEWYQLDITWYLIRFFQALGLATDVKLPSEAQKRKMAF encoded by the exons ATGGGTGACACCAAGGAGGATGACTCTGGCTCTAGCCGAAAAACAGTGCCTAAGGAAAAAAGAGCGtattttttcagaaaatggACAAGCGTCGATGTAATGAGAGCTTCAAGTGTTGTGGCCGTGCATTTGCTGTGTGTCTTGGCTCCCTTTAACTACAAATGGGAAGCTCTCCTGTTCGGTTTTATTCTCGCTGCAGTGACTAACCTCAGCATTACGTTTTCGTACCACAGAAACTTGACTCACAAGAGCTTTAAGCTACCAAAATGGCTTGAATATCCATTCGCTTATTCTGCACTTTTCGCGCTTCag GGTCATCCAATAGATTGGGTGAGCACGCATAGGTTCCATCACCAATTCACAGATTCAGACCGTGACCCACATAGCCCTATCGAAGGATTCTGGTTCAGTCATGTCTTGTGGATATTCGACACCAGTTACCTCAGAGAAAAG TGTGGAGCACGTAACAACGTGATGGACTTGAAAAAGCAATGGTTCTATAGGTTTCTACAAAAGACAATCGGTCGCCACATCATGACGTTTTGGACCCTCGTCTATTTATCGGGTGGTCTACCTTACCTAACTTGCGGCGTg GGTGTTGGAGGAGCAATCGGTTACCACGGGACGTGGCTAATAAACTCAGCATGTCATATTTTGGGTTCGAGAGCTTGGAACACCAAGGACACATCTCGTAACATTTG GTGGCTAGCAGCAGTGACGATGGGAGAAAGCTGGCACAACAACCACCATGCCTTTGAGGCCTCGGCTAGGCACGGACTGGAATGGTATCAGTTAGACATAACTTGGTACCTTATTCGGTTCTTTCAGGCTCTCGGTTTAGCCACCGATGTTAAATTGCCTTCAGAAGCACAGAAACGCAAGATGGCTTTTTAA
- the LOC108854139 gene encoding F-box protein SKIP16-like, which yields MGLEDAEDLVLHIILSKVGPENTARVACVSKRLHVSASEESLWSIFCSLDLDISTPLHPHGDSAPSFKTAYYSWRESFIMYPWSLVKRVKRCWDNLKQWLSLNFPEAEATLRKGVTEDDLEELETTVNVQLPLTTRLLYRFVDGQELPSSSSSGGAADGGSLGLIGGYSVYWHKVNVYLLPIKEVIREKINIMAGDHNTISKNIVVVAVSAAPSSEKMFFLDCTNGQLYTDNKSSHQMLPCVPESLVCINGDQQQDAMLLWLEEHGRRLQTGAIKVLREQDNVKSISLFPEIPPLCSVSVTNGVQVRASSVFMPEVSNHLDKPPVYSYACSIRMSLMHTFNRRHHSSWQVCSRHWVVRADGAVIGDVDGEVVIVKNPLLQAKEEEFFYSCIFQFPTSNLSVEGSFTFVPGSLKDPKGSQFEVNVAEFPVKLPDYIF from the exons ATGGGTCTAGAGGATGCTGAAGATTTGGTTCTCCACATCATATTATCCAAAGTCGGTCCTGAGAACACAGCGAGAGTTGCTTGTGTCAGCAAACGCCTTCATGTTTCCGCCTCCGAGGAATCTCTCTGGTCCATCTTCTGTTCCCTTGACCTCGACATCTCTACTCCTCTACATCCCCATGGAGATTCTGCTCCTTCCTTCAAG ACGGCATATTATTCATGGAGGGAGTCCTTTATAATGTATCCTTGGAGTCTCGTGAAACGCGTTAAACGTTGTTGGGACAATCTCAAACAATGGTTAAGCTTAAACTTCCCTGAAGCAGAGGCTACACTGAGAAAAGGTGTCACGGAGGATGATCTTGAAGAATTGGAGACTACTGTCAACGTCCAACTTCCTCTCACCACAAGGCTTCTCTACCGTTTCGTCGATGGCCAAGAACTTCCTTCCTCCTCATCCAGTGGTGGTGCTGCTGATGGGGGGTCTCTAGGGCTTATTGGTGGCTATTCTGTGTATTGGCATAAAGTTAATGTCTACTTGCTACCTATTAAGGAAGTGATAAGGGAGAAAATTAATATCATGGCCGGCGATCATAATACTATCTCCAAAAACATTGTCGTTGTGGCTGTTTCAGCAGCTCCCAGTTCGGAGAAGATGTTTTTCCTTGATTGCACAAACGGACAGCTATATACCGACAACAAAAGTTCTCACCAAATGCTTCCTTGTGTTCCCGAGTCTTTGGTTTGTATCAACGGCGATCAGCAACAGGACGCCATGCTGCTATGGTTAGAAGAACATGGAAGGAGGTTACAAACTGGTGCTATTAAAGTACTCCGTGAACAGGATAACGTCAAAAGTATCAGTTTATTCCCGGAGATTCCTCCCTTGTGTTCTGTCTCTGTAACTAATGGTGTGCAG GTGCGTGCTTCTTCTGTGTTTATGCCTGAAGTATCTAATCATCTGGATAAGCCACCGGTATACTCGTATGCATGTTCCATCCGGATGTCTCTCATGCACACCTTTAACAGGAGACACCATAGCTCTTGGCAAGTGTGTTCGAGACATTGGGTTGTTCGAGCTGATGGTGCGGTAATAGGTGATGTTGATGGAGAAGTTGTGATAGTTAAG AACCCGCTCTTACAAGCCAAGGAAGAAGAGTTTTTCTACAGTTGTATTTTCCAATTTCCAACAAGTAATTTATCCGTTGAGGGATCTTTCACCTTTGTGCCTGGAAG TTTGAAAGATCCGAAAGGGAGTCAATTCGAAGTCAACGTCGCAGAGTTTCCTGTGAAGTTACCAGACTACATCTTCTAA
- the LOC108854159 gene encoding uncharacterized protein LOC108854159 yields MMMKRQMILGVILLGFLVIFLGTTQVEAARPLRTSGEIQYVFQFLQRGPVPPSDRNGCTHIPKQGGSCRGPSR; encoded by the coding sequence ATGATGATGAAGAGACAAATGATACTTGGAGTGATTCTGCTTGGATTCTTGGTGATTTTCTTGGGCACCACACAAGTGGAAGCGGCTAGGCCGTTGCGAACCAGCGGTGAGATTCAATACGTGTTCCAGTTCCTGCAAAGAGGTCCGGTGCCTCCATCAGATCGAAACGGATGTACCCACATTCCGAAACAGGGAGGTTCGTGCCGTGGGCCGTCACGTTAG
- the LOC108832197 gene encoding pentatricopeptide repeat-containing protein At1g06140, mitochondrial, whose translation MLPVNRTNALLTILTQIKSLHHTQQVHAKVIAHGLEEEVVLGSSLANSYIQSNRLDLAAASFDRIPSRNRNRYSWNTILSGYSKSKNHVEILRLYNRMRKDCNGVDSFNLVFAIKACVGLRFLENGSLIHGLAMKCGLDKDDYVAPSLVEMYAQFGGMEDAQKVFDEMTLRSSVLWGVLMKGYLRYSRDSEVFRLFYLMREAGLRVDALALICLVKACGNVFAGREGKAVHGLSIRRSFIEQSGYLQASVVDMYVKCRLLDNAREVFETSVDKNVVMWTTLVSGFAKCERAVEAFDLFRQMLGEYVLPNQCTLAALLVSCSSLGSQRHGRSVHGYMMRNEIEMDAVNFTSFIDMYARCGNIQMARKVFDMMPERNVISWSSMINAFGINGMFEEALDCFGEMKSRNLTPNSVTFVSLLSACSHSGNVQEGRKQFVSMTRDYGIAPEEEHYACMVDLLGRAGEVEEAKSFIDNMPVKPIASAWGALLNACRIHKKVELAEEIAEKLLSMEHNESSVYVLLSNIYADAGMWEMVNSVRRKMGIKGYTKPVGLSAIELG comes from the coding sequence ATGCTTCCGGTGAACAGAACCAACGCTCTGTTAACGATCCTCACCCAAATCAAATCGCTGCACCATACTCAACAGGTCCACGCGAAGGTCATAGCTCACGGACTCGAAGAAGAAGTCGTTCTCGGATCCAGTCTCGCTAACTCTTACATCCAATCGAATCGTCTCGATCTCGCCGCCGCTTCCTTCGATCGAATCCCTTCCCGGAATCGGAACCGTTACTCCTGGAATACGATCCTCTCCGGTTACTCCAAATCCAAGAATCACGTTGAAATCTTACGTCTTTACAATCGCATGAGGAAGGACTGTAATGGCGTCGACAGTTTCAATTTGGTGTTCGCGATCAAAGCTTGCGTGGGGTTAAGGTTTTTAGAGAACGGGAGTCTGATTCACGGATTAGCGATGAAGTGTGGGTTGGATAAGGATGATTACGTTGCGCCGTCGTTGGTCGAGATGTATGCGCAGTTTGGTGGTATGGAAGATGCGCAGaaggtgttcgacgaaatgACTCTGAGAAGTTCGGTTCTTTGGGGGGTTCTGATGAAAGGTTATTTGAGATACTCGAGAGACTCTGAAGTGTTTCGTTTGTTTTATCTCATGAGAGAGGCGGGTTTAAGGGTCGATGCGCTTGCGTTGATATGTTTGGTGAAGGCTTGTGGGAATGTCTTTGCTGGTAGAGAAGGGAAGGCAGTGCACGGTTTATCCATCAGGAGGAGTTTTATAGAACAGAGCGGTTATTTACAAGCCTCTGTTGTAGATATGTATGTGAAATGCAGGTTGTTGGATAATGCCAGGGAGGTGTTTGAAACAAGTGTTGATAAGAATGTGGTGATGTGGACAACGCTGGTTTCTGGATTTGCTAAATGTGAGAGAGCTGTGGAAGCGTTTGATCTGTTCAGGCAGATGCTGGGGGAATATGTTCTTCCGAATCAGTGTACTTTAGCGGCTCTTCTTGTTTCTTGCTCCAGCTTGGGGTCTCAGAGGCACGGGAGAAGTGTTCATGGTTACATGATGAGGAACGAGATTGAAATGGATGCTGTGAATTTTACGTCTTTCATCGACATGTACGCTAGATGCGGGAACATTCAAATGGCTAGGAAGGTTTTCGATATGATGCCGGAGAGAAACGTGATATCTTGGAGCTCAATGATCAATGCTTTTGGGATAAATGGTATGTTCGAGGAAGCTCTGGATTGTTTTGGTGAAATGAAGTCGCGGAACCTAACTCCAAACTCTGTGACATTCGTATCGCTCTTGTCGGCCTGTAGCCACTCGGGAAACGTCCAAGAAGGACGGAAGCAGTTTGTGTCGATGACAAGAGACTACGGGATTGCACCAGAGGAAGAGCATTACGCGTGTATGGTAGATTTGCTAGGTCGAGCTGGTGAAGTTGAGGAAGCCAAGTCTTTTATTGATAACATGCCTGTGAAACCGATTGCTAGTGCTTGGGGAGCTCTTCTGAATGCTTGTAGAATCCACAAAAAGGTCGAGTTAGCCGAAGAAATAGCAGAGAAGCTCTTATCCATGGAACATAATGAATCAAGCGTCTACGTCTTGCTTTCCAACATATATGCTGACGCTGGGATGTGGGAGATGGTGAATAGTGTGAGACGTAAAATGGGTATCAAAGGATATACGAAACCCGTGGGACTATCTGCTATTGAACTCGGCTAG